In one Hyphomicrobium sp. 99 genomic region, the following are encoded:
- a CDS encoding ceramide glucosyltransferase translates to MADFVTAAALVFCAVATATHLVTITLALFRVASSRSRQRGLSVEPVSIIRPVCGRDHFDEMTLRSTFELGASGYEIIFCAAREDDLAVPFVRNLIAQYPHVEAKLLIGDDRPTSNPKLNNIVKGWAAARFPWIVLADNNVLMPKTYLDDLFRSFEPNVGLVCSPPVGSHPIGFWAELECAFLNTYQARWQSAADTVGLGFAQGKSMLWRRDMLDDAGGVVALGAEIAEDAAATKIVRSHGLSVRLVDRPFEQPLGPRSAAQVWARQVRWARLRRVTFPIFYAPEILTGSTLPIAAGVAAASGYGLEPVPVFFALLAVWFGSEALLARVAGWHMKWQSPIAWMLRDALLPLLWVEGWAGDTFVWRGNDMSVAKSDTSNPIANSSV, encoded by the coding sequence ATGGCCGATTTCGTAACGGCGGCGGCTCTGGTCTTCTGCGCAGTGGCGACTGCCACACATCTCGTAACGATCACTCTGGCATTATTCCGCGTTGCTTCATCCCGCTCCCGGCAGCGCGGATTGAGTGTCGAGCCCGTCAGCATCATCCGCCCGGTTTGCGGTCGCGACCACTTCGACGAAATGACGCTTCGCTCGACGTTCGAGCTTGGCGCCAGCGGCTATGAAATCATTTTTTGCGCGGCTCGCGAGGACGACCTCGCGGTGCCATTCGTCAGAAACTTGATCGCGCAGTATCCGCATGTCGAAGCGAAACTACTCATTGGCGACGACAGGCCGACAAGCAATCCGAAGCTCAACAACATCGTCAAGGGATGGGCGGCCGCGCGGTTTCCCTGGATCGTCCTGGCCGACAACAATGTCTTGATGCCGAAGACCTATCTCGATGATCTGTTTCGCAGCTTCGAACCCAACGTCGGCCTCGTCTGCTCTCCGCCCGTCGGAAGCCATCCGATAGGGTTTTGGGCCGAACTCGAATGTGCTTTCCTCAATACTTATCAGGCACGCTGGCAAAGCGCCGCCGACACGGTCGGTCTCGGATTTGCGCAAGGCAAATCGATGCTCTGGCGCCGCGATATGCTCGATGACGCTGGCGGCGTCGTAGCTCTGGGCGCAGAGATCGCCGAAGACGCCGCCGCCACGAAGATCGTCCGCTCTCATGGCCTCAGCGTGCGCCTCGTCGACCGCCCATTCGAACAGCCGTTGGGTCCACGATCCGCGGCGCAGGTATGGGCGCGCCAGGTGCGCTGGGCGAGGCTGCGGCGCGTAACGTTCCCGATTTTCTACGCGCCCGAAATTCTTACCGGCTCCACGCTGCCAATTGCAGCCGGCGTTGCCGCGGCTTCGGGCTACGGTCTCGAGCCAGTGCCGGTGTTCTTCGCGCTGCTTGCCGTTTGGTTCGGCTCCGAAGCGCTTTTGGCGCGTGTGGCCGGCTGGCACATGAAATGGCAGTCACCCATCGCGTGGATGCTGCGCGATGCGCTGCTCCCTCTTCTTTGGGTCGAGGGTTGGGCCGGAGATACGTTCGTTTGGCGCGGGAACGACATGAGCGTCGCAAAATCCGACACTAGCAACCCGATCGCCAATTCGAGTGTGTAG
- a CDS encoding response regulator, which translates to MPAMQQLTILVVDDTSVSRALLTDGLDQIGLKNFKVAKDGEEGLKMMMTAPCHLVISDFNMPKIDGMQLLRALRQHGPTSKVGFILVTGKGDKALIDEGKKWGLNNFLAKPFSVPQLKTCIEAVVGKLT; encoded by the coding sequence ATGCCCGCAATGCAGCAATTGACGATTTTGGTCGTTGATGACACATCCGTCAGCCGAGCGCTTCTAACAGACGGCCTCGATCAGATCGGCTTGAAGAATTTCAAAGTCGCCAAAGATGGCGAGGAAGGTCTCAAGATGATGATGACAGCGCCTTGTCATCTCGTCATCTCGGACTTCAACATGCCGAAGATCGATGGCATGCAGCTGCTGCGCGCATTGCGCCAGCATGGTCCGACGAGCAAAGTCGGTTTCATCCTCGTAACGGGTAAGGGCGATAAAGCGCTCATCGACGAAGGCAAGAAATGGGGACTTAATAATTTTCTCGCCAAGCCCTTCTCAGTGCCACAGCTCAAAACGTGCATCGAGGCCGTTGTCGGTAAGTTGACATGA
- a CDS encoding rod-binding protein, whose translation MSIIPPAAVADQAMWAARQTVRQGSPAEAQPVDSAAQIKSGQAQSIQTKEAGQKFEALYLRQMLEEWMPKDSDTLFGEGTAGTVWRSMMVDSLATTLSKSGTIGIAPMIFKPEPDGSRGK comes from the coding sequence ATGTCGATTATTCCTCCCGCAGCTGTCGCCGATCAGGCCATGTGGGCCGCCAGACAGACCGTCCGCCAGGGATCGCCGGCGGAGGCGCAGCCTGTCGATAGCGCTGCGCAAATTAAGTCCGGGCAAGCGCAGAGCATCCAGACGAAGGAAGCCGGTCAAAAGTTCGAGGCGTTGTATCTCCGCCAGATGCTGGAAGAGTGGATGCCGAAGGATTCCGACACCCTCTTTGGCGAAGGCACAGCGGGAACCGTTTGGCGGTCGATGATGGTGGATAGCTTGGCGACCACGCTCTCGAAATCGGGAACGATCGGCATCGCCCCGATGATCTTCAAACCGGAACCTGACGGTTCCAGAGGAAAGTAG
- a CDS encoding flagellar biosynthetic protein FliR, producing the protein MTTFAHETLLVPLLVFCRVGACFMLLPGFSSDRIPVQLRLFVAFAVSLALSPLVYDSVRPATGEAPSNLLAMIVVETSTGILLGFLVRIIFMALEFAATCMANYAGYGSVFSHSVENNDPSSPFASLVTTPAVALFFITNQHVNIILMLQRSYETFKVGLSIASPPNLQMIVGLVGSAFKLTLQLSAALVVYSITINLAFGFLNKMVPQIPIYFVSTPFVVLGGLFLLLQIDKTALEIFSSLVSQAIQNLGANG; encoded by the coding sequence ATGACAACCTTCGCTCACGAAACTCTTCTCGTCCCGCTCCTTGTCTTCTGCCGCGTCGGGGCGTGCTTCATGCTGTTGCCCGGATTTTCGAGCGATCGAATTCCGGTTCAGCTGCGTCTGTTCGTTGCCTTCGCCGTCTCTCTTGCGCTGAGCCCGCTCGTTTATGATTCGGTGCGTCCCGCGACCGGGGAAGCGCCGAGCAATCTGCTCGCCATGATCGTCGTCGAGACCTCGACCGGCATCCTGCTCGGATTTCTCGTTCGCATTATATTCATGGCGCTGGAGTTTGCCGCGACGTGCATGGCGAACTATGCCGGATATGGTTCGGTTTTTTCGCACTCCGTCGAAAACAACGATCCGTCGTCACCCTTTGCCTCGCTCGTGACGACGCCGGCCGTGGCGCTCTTCTTCATCACCAACCAGCACGTCAACATCATTCTGATGCTGCAACGGTCGTACGAGACGTTCAAAGTCGGACTATCGATCGCGTCGCCTCCCAACCTGCAGATGATCGTCGGACTCGTAGGATCCGCCTTCAAGTTGACGCTGCAGCTGAGCGCAGCGCTTGTCGTTTATTCGATAACAATCAACCTCGCTTTCGGCTTCCTCAATAAGATGGTGCCGCAGATTCCGATCTATTTCGTCTCGACGCCGTTCGTCGTACTCGGCGGTCTCTTCCTTCTGTTGCAGATCGATAAGACGGCACTGGAGATCTTTTCGTCGCTGGTGTCTCAGGCGATCCAGAACCTTGGCGCAAATGGCTAG
- a CDS encoding UDP-glucose/GDP-mannose dehydrogenase family protein, with protein sequence MKICMVGAGYVGLVSAACFSDFGWTVTCVDKDPNRLADLKAGRSPIYEPGLDALMERNIKAGRLLFTEKLGPAVADADVVFLAVGTPMRRGDGYADLSYVFSAVEEAAPHFNGFTVVTTKSTVPVGTSREIERRLKAKRPDADVAICSNPEFLREGSAIQDFTHPDRVLVGADDDRARDVMERLYKPLALRGSPVMFVERESAELAKYAANAFLALKISFINEIADLCESVGADVQEVASAIGRDKRIGDKFLHPGPGYGGSCFPKDVSALIRTAREARSPVSIIEQVERVNHERKLAMAIRIEEAAGGSVRDKTIAVLGLTFKPNTDDMRDAPSLVIVPMLQERGATIRACDPQGRRQAEPLLPEVVWCDSADHAAEGADVLVVITEWNEYRALDLEALKGRMKGKTIVDLRNVFDADAVRELGLSYSGIGRGRHDAVKNEPNNGSVQTSLHPVEAAE encoded by the coding sequence ATGAAGATTTGTATGGTTGGCGCGGGATACGTCGGACTCGTCTCAGCCGCCTGCTTTTCCGATTTCGGCTGGACGGTGACTTGCGTCGATAAGGACCCGAACCGCCTTGCCGATCTCAAGGCAGGCCGTTCCCCCATTTACGAGCCGGGGCTCGACGCATTGATGGAACGGAACATCAAAGCCGGCCGCCTGCTCTTCACGGAAAAACTGGGACCCGCTGTCGCCGATGCCGACGTCGTGTTTCTGGCGGTCGGAACGCCAATGCGACGTGGCGACGGATACGCTGATCTTTCCTACGTGTTCTCGGCCGTGGAAGAAGCAGCGCCACATTTCAACGGATTTACGGTCGTTACGACGAAATCGACCGTGCCTGTCGGAACCAGCCGAGAGATCGAGCGCCGCCTCAAGGCAAAGCGACCCGACGCCGACGTGGCCATCTGCTCCAATCCCGAGTTTTTGCGGGAAGGCTCGGCAATTCAGGATTTCACCCATCCCGATCGCGTTCTTGTCGGCGCCGACGATGATCGGGCGCGCGATGTGATGGAACGGCTTTATAAGCCTCTGGCGCTTCGCGGCTCGCCCGTGATGTTCGTCGAACGCGAATCGGCAGAGCTTGCGAAATACGCGGCAAATGCTTTTCTCGCCCTAAAGATCAGCTTTATCAACGAGATAGCTGATCTTTGCGAGAGCGTCGGCGCGGACGTCCAGGAAGTTGCCTCCGCAATCGGCAGGGACAAGCGTATCGGCGACAAGTTTCTTCATCCCGGCCCCGGATACGGCGGCTCTTGTTTCCCTAAGGATGTATCGGCGCTTATCCGCACCGCGCGGGAGGCCAGATCACCGGTTTCGATCATCGAGCAGGTCGAACGCGTCAATCACGAGCGCAAACTCGCCATGGCGATCCGGATCGAAGAGGCTGCCGGAGGGTCGGTTCGCGATAAGACGATCGCCGTCCTTGGATTGACCTTCAAGCCGAACACAGACGACATGCGCGACGCGCCAAGTCTCGTCATCGTGCCGATGCTGCAGGAACGGGGCGCCACCATTCGCGCGTGCGATCCGCAGGGCCGGCGTCAGGCTGAGCCGTTGCTACCAGAAGTTGTGTGGTGCGACAGCGCCGATCATGCCGCTGAAGGCGCCGATGTCCTCGTCGTCATTACCGAATGGAACGAATATCGGGCGCTCGACCTCGAAGCGCTCAAAGGGCGGATGAAGGGCAAGACCATCGTCGACCTCCGGAACGTTTTCGATGCCGATGCCGTGCGCGAACTCGGCCTCAGCTATTCCGGCATCGGTCGCGGACGGCACGATGCCGTGAAGAACGAACCCAACAACGGCTCCGTTCAAACCTCTCTTCATCCGGTCGAAGCGGCCGAATAG
- a CDS encoding chemotaxis response regulator protein-glutamate methylesterase, whose amino-acid sequence MKKVKVLVVDDSSTMRGLIATVLAKDPDIEVVGEAADPLQARQAIKALNPDVITLDVEMPNMSGLEFLEKIMRLRPMPVIMVSTLTRRGAEETLQALEMGAIDCIEKPRPGNEHSFEELPYKVKIAASARVKPLIKVDDRKQASAVESANESYVSDGRVVAIGASTGGVEALLALLSGFPKNCPPTVITQHMPPAFTRSFASRLDRLCAPTVQEATDRVKLTPGNIFLAPGGASHLEITPDLRCRLKAGERVNGHCPSVDVLFNSVARSCKSHAVGVILTGMGKDGAAGLLSMRKAGATTFGQNESTCIVYGMPKAAFEAGAVESQLPLERLAAAIISETSTKKKH is encoded by the coding sequence AGTCCTCGTGGTCGATGATTCGTCCACTATGCGCGGGTTGATCGCGACGGTCTTGGCGAAAGACCCGGATATCGAAGTTGTGGGCGAGGCCGCGGATCCGCTTCAAGCGCGCCAGGCCATCAAGGCTCTCAATCCCGATGTCATCACGCTTGATGTCGAAATGCCGAACATGAGCGGGCTCGAATTCCTCGAAAAAATCATGCGGCTTCGGCCCATGCCGGTCATCATGGTTTCAACGTTGACGCGGCGTGGCGCGGAAGAAACGCTGCAAGCTCTCGAAATGGGCGCTATCGACTGCATAGAAAAGCCCCGTCCGGGTAACGAGCACAGCTTCGAGGAGCTGCCATACAAGGTCAAGATAGCTGCGTCGGCGCGCGTCAAACCCCTGATCAAAGTTGACGATCGCAAGCAGGCAAGTGCTGTTGAATCGGCGAATGAATCCTATGTCTCCGACGGCCGCGTCGTTGCCATCGGCGCGTCGACGGGAGGCGTCGAAGCGCTATTGGCGCTCCTGTCCGGCTTTCCCAAAAATTGCCCACCGACTGTTATAACGCAGCATATGCCGCCTGCGTTCACGCGAAGCTTCGCTAGCCGTCTTGATCGGCTCTGCGCGCCAACGGTTCAGGAAGCGACGGACCGCGTAAAACTGACGCCGGGGAACATATTTCTAGCGCCAGGTGGTGCGAGCCACCTCGAAATCACACCGGATTTGCGCTGCCGCCTAAAGGCCGGCGAGCGCGTAAACGGGCATTGTCCTTCGGTGGATGTGCTATTCAATTCGGTGGCGCGATCGTGCAAGAGCCACGCCGTTGGTGTTATTCTTACCGGCATGGGAAAAGATGGAGCCGCGGGTCTGCTCTCGATGCGTAAGGCCGGCGCAACGACATTCGGCCAAAATGAATCCACCTGCATCGTCTACGGCATGCCGAAAGCGGCATTTGAAGCCGGTGCCGTTGAAAGCCAACTGCCGCTCGAGCGGCTAGCGGCAGCGATAATCTCAGAAACGTCAACAAAGAAGAAACACTAG
- a CDS encoding sulfate ABC transporter substrate-binding protein, which translates to MTIGRVVSRLGLATALLVAVSPGAFAENSILNASYDVSRELYKEINPAFVANWKKSSGNDIEVKQAHGGSTKQAQAVSEGLEADVVTLNQPTDLDFLVSKGVVSSDWRNKFPHGAAPYTTTTVFLVRKGNPKAIADWSDLVKPGISVVIPNPKTSGNGRYTYLAAWGYALDKLGSEDKAREFVGKLFANVPVFDGGGRGATTSFTQRAIGDVLVTFENEAALIKAEVDGQNFDVVYPSLSVEAAPPVAIVDTVVEKRKTADVAKAYLDFLYSDDAQKIIAKHHFRPRSEAALKEANLPAIKTFSVEDKIGPWATVQKTHFADGGVYDQITTKQN; encoded by the coding sequence ATGACGATCGGGCGTGTGGTATCGCGACTTGGTTTGGCGACGGCTCTTCTCGTGGCGGTATCGCCCGGAGCGTTCGCCGAAAACAGCATTCTGAATGCTTCTTACGACGTCTCGCGCGAGCTCTATAAGGAAATCAATCCGGCATTCGTCGCGAACTGGAAGAAGTCGTCAGGCAACGACATTGAAGTGAAGCAAGCACACGGGGGATCGACGAAGCAGGCGCAAGCCGTGTCTGAAGGCCTCGAGGCTGACGTCGTCACTCTCAATCAACCGACGGACCTGGACTTCCTCGTCAGCAAAGGCGTGGTTTCTAGCGATTGGCGGAATAAATTCCCGCACGGCGCCGCGCCTTATACGACAACGACTGTTTTTCTGGTCCGCAAAGGCAACCCAAAGGCCATTGCCGATTGGAGTGATCTCGTAAAGCCCGGCATCTCCGTCGTCATCCCCAACCCGAAGACGTCTGGCAACGGCCGCTATACGTATCTTGCGGCTTGGGGATATGCGCTCGATAAACTGGGTTCCGAAGACAAGGCGCGCGAATTCGTCGGTAAGCTCTTCGCCAACGTTCCGGTGTTCGACGGCGGCGGACGTGGAGCCACGACAAGCTTTACACAGCGCGCCATCGGCGATGTCCTGGTGACGTTCGAAAACGAAGCCGCACTCATCAAGGCCGAGGTCGATGGGCAAAATTTTGATGTCGTCTATCCGTCGCTCAGCGTCGAAGCGGCCCCGCCGGTAGCAATCGTCGATACGGTCGTCGAGAAGCGCAAGACAGCCGATGTCGCGAAGGCTTATCTCGACTTCCTTTATTCGGATGACGCGCAGAAGATCATAGCCAAGCATCATTTCCGCCCGCGCAGCGAAGCTGCACTGAAGGAAGCGAACCTGCCGGCCATCAAAACCTTTTCGGTCGAAGACAAGATCGGGCCATGGGCGACCGTGCAAAAGACGCACTTCGCGGATGGCGGCGTCTACGATCAAATTACGACCAAGCAGAACTGA
- a CDS encoding chemotaxis protein CheD (catalyzes the conversion of glutamine residues to glutamate on methyl-accepting chemotaxis receptors): MADATEKRVHIIQGEFFVTRDRDVMVTTILGSCIAACIRDPLAGVGGINHFLLPGNIGATAAEDERMGVHLMEMLVNGLLKAGARRERLEAKLFGGARTVRSHSDIGKHNAEFAQRFLKAEGISYVGGSTGGLQGRRIQYWPVSGRARQILLAGPAKIERPVPMPVATVDVNAGELELF, from the coding sequence CTGGCCGATGCAACGGAAAAGCGCGTTCACATAATCCAAGGCGAGTTCTTCGTCACCAGAGACCGCGATGTCATGGTGACAACTATCCTCGGATCGTGCATCGCCGCGTGCATTCGTGATCCGCTGGCTGGAGTGGGCGGCATCAATCATTTTCTTCTGCCGGGCAACATCGGCGCCACGGCGGCCGAGGACGAGCGTATGGGCGTGCATCTGATGGAGATGCTCGTCAACGGCTTGCTGAAGGCGGGCGCGCGTCGCGAGCGGTTGGAAGCGAAGTTGTTTGGAGGCGCGCGCACGGTGCGATCGCATTCGGACATCGGCAAGCACAACGCCGAATTCGCGCAACGCTTTCTCAAGGCTGAAGGTATTTCCTACGTGGGTGGTAGCACCGGGGGATTGCAAGGACGGCGCATTCAGTATTGGCCGGTTTCCGGACGTGCGCGGCAGATCCTGCTCGCAGGTCCGGCGAAAATCGAAAGGCCGGTGCCGATGCCTGTCGCAACGGTCGATGTTAACGCCGGCGAACTCGAACTTTTCTGA
- the flhA gene encoding flagellar biosynthesis protein FlhA encodes MAATKTAESGIDLGLGRRDAGLAVGMIAILTILFLPLPAFMIDLGLAFSIALSIIILMVALWIRRPLEFSAFPTILLIATLLRLSLNVATTRLILSQGADGPNAAGHVIAGFAQFVMSGNFVIGIIVFIILITVNFVVITKGATRIAEVGARFTLDSLPGKQMAVDADLAAGSIDEKEAIRRRRELEEESQFFGAMDGASKFVRGDAIAGLIITAVNIFGGIIIGITQHDLAFDHAVDTFVKLSVGDGIVTQMPALIVALAAGLLVSKGGTQGSTEGVIISQLGNYPRALLIAGGVMSLLSLAPGLPFLPFAGIGGMLTFISLGLVRQRAELEQAAASAKTMGQAPSAEEQSRQSIRDQLKTTEIEICFGKQISSVLMRPTSDLPQRVAKMRRKFAKQYGFVVPDIKLTEDLSITPKTYQIKVHGTVVSSAELRLGDVLVVVGDGPKPEAPGDETREPAFGMKALWIPDIFTNALKRDGFVPVENTSVLLTHVAEVIRNSLAQLFSYRDLRALLERLDPEYRKLLEEICPSQISYSGLQSVLKMLLGERISIRNLHLILEAVAEIAPFSRKAEQISEHVRMRLASQICGDLSEGNYLKVVRLGNRWELAFHQALKRDAKGEVIEFDIEPRLIEQFGGDLSRMVQPLMDAGHQFVLVTAAETRPYVHTVTERLYGTLPVLSHLEISRGVQIQSLGSVS; translated from the coding sequence ATGGCAGCCACGAAAACCGCCGAGAGCGGCATCGACCTAGGTTTGGGTCGGCGCGACGCGGGCTTGGCCGTAGGCATGATCGCCATCCTGACGATCCTGTTCCTGCCGCTTCCGGCGTTCATGATCGATCTTGGGCTCGCCTTTTCAATCGCGCTTTCGATCATCATCCTGATGGTCGCGTTGTGGATACGACGGCCGCTCGAATTTTCGGCTTTCCCGACCATTCTTCTTATCGCCACGCTGCTCCGGCTTTCGCTCAACGTGGCAACGACGCGCCTTATTCTTTCCCAAGGTGCGGACGGCCCCAACGCTGCCGGCCACGTCATCGCGGGCTTCGCGCAGTTCGTGATGAGCGGTAATTTCGTCATCGGCATCATCGTCTTCATCATTCTCATCACCGTGAACTTCGTCGTCATCACGAAGGGCGCGACCCGTATCGCTGAGGTCGGTGCGCGTTTCACCCTTGATTCGCTGCCCGGCAAGCAGATGGCCGTGGACGCCGATCTCGCGGCTGGTTCGATCGACGAGAAGGAAGCCATTCGCCGGCGCCGGGAACTAGAAGAGGAAAGCCAGTTCTTCGGCGCGATGGACGGCGCTTCGAAGTTCGTTCGGGGCGATGCGATCGCCGGGTTGATCATCACCGCGGTCAACATCTTCGGCGGGATCATCATCGGCATTACTCAGCATGATCTTGCTTTCGATCATGCCGTCGACACCTTCGTCAAACTGTCGGTCGGCGACGGTATCGTCACGCAGATGCCTGCGCTCATCGTTGCGCTCGCTGCGGGCCTTCTGGTGTCGAAGGGCGGCACCCAGGGTTCGACCGAAGGCGTGATCATCAGCCAGCTTGGCAACTACCCCCGCGCCCTTCTGATCGCTGGCGGCGTGATGTCCCTTTTGTCGCTTGCGCCGGGCCTGCCGTTTTTGCCATTCGCCGGCATCGGCGGAATGCTGACGTTCATCAGCTTGGGCCTCGTTCGCCAGAGAGCCGAATTGGAGCAGGCCGCGGCATCTGCCAAGACCATGGGCCAAGCTCCTTCGGCCGAAGAGCAGTCGCGTCAGTCCATCCGCGACCAACTAAAGACAACGGAAATCGAGATCTGCTTTGGCAAGCAAATCTCGTCCGTTCTGATGCGTCCGACCAGCGATCTTCCGCAGCGCGTCGCGAAGATGCGGCGCAAGTTCGCCAAGCAGTACGGCTTCGTGGTTCCAGATATCAAGCTCACCGAAGACTTATCCATCACGCCGAAGACCTATCAAATCAAGGTTCACGGAACGGTGGTCTCAAGCGCGGAGCTTCGGCTCGGCGACGTCCTCGTCGTGGTCGGAGACGGCCCGAAGCCGGAAGCACCGGGCGACGAGACGCGCGAGCCGGCGTTCGGCATGAAGGCCTTGTGGATACCGGACATCTTCACCAACGCGTTGAAGCGCGACGGCTTCGTCCCTGTCGAAAACACATCCGTGCTTTTGACTCACGTGGCCGAGGTTATCCGCAACAGCTTGGCACAACTCTTTTCGTATCGCGATCTTCGCGCTCTTCTGGAGCGGCTCGATCCCGAATATCGCAAGCTGCTCGAAGAAATCTGCCCGTCGCAGATCTCGTATTCGGGCCTTCAGAGCGTGCTCAAGATGCTGCTTGGCGAGCGCATTTCGATCCGCAACCTGCATCTCATTCTTGAAGCCGTGGCGGAGATCGCTCCGTTCTCACGCAAGGCCGAGCAAATTTCCGAGCATGTGCGCATGCGCTTGGCGTCGCAGATTTGCGGCGATCTCAGCGAAGGCAACTATCTCAAGGTCGTGCGGCTCGGAAACCGTTGGGAGCTTGCGTTCCATCAAGCTCTGAAGCGCGATGCCAAGGGCGAAGTCATCGAATTCGACATCGAGCCGCGCCTTATCGAGCAGTTCGGGGGCGATCTCAGCCGTATGGTCCAGCCTCTTATGGACGCGGGCCACCAATTCGTTCTCGTCACGGCTGCCGAAACGCGCCCATACGTCCACACGGTTACCGAGCGACTTTACGGAACGCTGCCTGTTCTCTCGCATCTCGAGATCAGCCGCGGTGTCCAGATACAGTCTCTCGGCTCAGTTTCATGA
- a CDS encoding alkaline phosphatase family protein gives MSAKQLISCAVLAAFASAAPAVADGSRHNVVLFVPDGLRAGIVTPETAPTFADIRDKGVNFVNSHSLFPTFTMPNSSGMATGHYLGDTSIFGNVLYAGFPIRTAASARMAFIENDGVLGDIDEHFAGNFIDEETILHVAHRAGFNTAAIGKIGPTLVFDHTSRDGGESVIVDDATGTPAGIPLTPWLSDGLKAAGLPLEAPSRLTNKESGNFHEPGTKDANVVQQGYFTAALTRVVLPKFKADGKPFVVVFWSRDPDGTQHNQGDSLLKLEPGINGPTSMAAIRNADSNLAAIRRTLDQLGISETTDIVVSADHGFSTISKQSETSGAARASYADVPPVMLPPGFLALDLAAALNLPLYDPENTNAKIEPGNHPKVADGLIGEDANAPKVVVAANGGSDLIYIPSGDQELAQKTVDALLAQDYVSGLFVDDHLGKFPGTLPLSAINLQGSSLMPRPSIVVNFKSISTGCAQPELCTAEVADTGLQQGQGMHGSFSRADTANFMAAFGPDFKKGFVSASPASNADVGRTIATILGLIPESHGKLVGRTLGEALTDGSVPTWERKTLVSEPSSSGLRTILNYQVAGETKYFDAAGFEGRTVGLVPDAAVAQKK, from the coding sequence ATGTCAGCAAAGCAGCTCATCTCATGCGCAGTTCTCGCCGCATTTGCGAGCGCGGCGCCAGCCGTTGCTGATGGCAGCCGGCATAACGTCGTGCTTTTTGTTCCTGATGGATTGCGGGCCGGCATCGTGACGCCCGAGACTGCGCCGACCTTCGCCGATATCCGGGACAAGGGCGTCAACTTCGTCAACAGCCATTCGCTGTTTCCGACATTCACGATGCCGAACTCGAGCGGCATGGCGACCGGTCATTATTTGGGCGACACCAGCATTTTCGGAAATGTTCTCTACGCGGGCTTCCCGATCCGCACGGCTGCTTCGGCGCGCATGGCGTTCATTGAAAACGATGGCGTTCTTGGTGACATCGACGAGCATTTTGCCGGCAACTTCATCGACGAGGAAACGATCCTGCATGTTGCTCATCGCGCGGGTTTCAACACCGCTGCGATCGGCAAGATCGGTCCGACACTCGTGTTCGATCATACGTCTCGCGACGGCGGTGAAAGTGTCATCGTGGACGATGCGACGGGAACTCCCGCAGGTATTCCGCTCACCCCTTGGCTGAGCGATGGCCTCAAAGCGGCCGGTCTGCCATTGGAGGCTCCGAGCCGGTTGACGAACAAAGAAAGCGGAAATTTTCACGAGCCCGGCACCAAGGACGCCAATGTCGTTCAGCAGGGGTATTTCACTGCGGCGCTGACGCGGGTCGTTCTGCCGAAGTTCAAAGCTGACGGAAAACCATTCGTCGTTGTTTTCTGGTCGCGCGATCCGGATGGAACGCAACATAACCAGGGCGATAGCCTGTTGAAGCTCGAACCGGGCATTAACGGACCGACGTCGATGGCAGCGATCCGCAATGCGGACTCGAACCTCGCAGCAATCCGGCGGACGCTCGATCAACTCGGTATTTCCGAGACGACCGATATCGTCGTCTCCGCAGATCACGGATTCTCGACGATTTCAAAGCAGAGCGAGACGAGCGGCGCCGCCCGGGCGAGTTATGCCGATGTTCCCCCTGTCATGCTACCGCCGGGATTTCTCGCACTCGATCTCGCTGCGGCGTTGAACTTGCCGCTGTATGACCCTGAGAATACGAACGCGAAAATCGAACCCGGCAACCACCCCAAAGTCGCAGACGGCTTGATCGGTGAAGATGCCAATGCACCGAAGGTGGTTGTCGCGGCGAACGGCGGATCGGACCTCATCTATATTCCGAGCGGTGATCAAGAACTGGCGCAGAAGACAGTCGATGCGCTGCTGGCTCAGGATTATGTCAGCGGCCTCTTCGTCGATGACCACCTGGGGAAATTCCCGGGGACCTTGCCGCTCTCGGCGATCAACCTGCAGGGTTCGTCGCTGATGCCGCGGCCGTCGATCGTCGTCAATTTTAAAAGCATCTCAACGGGATGCGCCCAACCTGAACTCTGCACGGCAGAGGTTGCCGATACGGGTCTCCAGCAAGGGCAGGGAATGCATGGAAGCTTCAGCCGTGCGGATACGGCAAATTTCATGGCGGCGTTCGGACCTGATTTCAAGAAGGGCTTCGTCAGCGCGTCGCCCGCCAGCAACGCCGATGTCGGCCGCACCATCGCGACGATCCTTGGCTTGATTCCGGAAAGTCATGGCAAGCTTGTCGGGAGAACGCTTGGCGAAGCTTTGACAGATGGCTCTGTGCCAACGTGGGAGCGTAAGACGCTCGTCTCCGAACCGTCGTCGTCGGGATTACGGACGATCCTCAATTACCAAGTTGCGGGCGAAACGAAATACTTCGACGCGGCAGGCTTTGAAGGACGCACGGTCGGGCTCGTGCCGGATGCCGCGGTGGCTCAGAAGAAGTAA